The DNA window GTTCTGGAGGACCAATTGTTGACCTTGCTCCAACATTTGCAACCAGGGCACCATTCTTTACTAAAAGATCGGCAAAGCTTGCCCCGGCAATGGTAAATTCAAGGGTTAAACCATTGATTGCGGTTCTATTTTCTTTTAAAATATCCTTAAGTACTTTATTGTATGGGGAGATCAAAGAAAGAAGATAAGCCCCAGCAAATTCTTTTTCTGTATAAAATGAAGGCGTTGGTGAACCCATTGAGCCTGTTGTCTCACCATACCACATTACCTTATTTTTAAGGACTTTGCTTAATAGGTCATAAGGCGATGCTTCCTTAACCATCTCTTTCCTTACCAAGGGAAGACTTTTAAAATCAGACGGCATTTCTTTATAAAGATTTTTATAAAATAAGGTATTTTTATAAGCATACCTTGCCATCTCCAATGGCTTCATTGCCTTTCTCTTAAGGAACCCCAAAAGAGCCTCTCTCTTTATCTTATCAAACGACCTTTCCTTCATAAGACCACCTCCTTGCCTTTTGTTGACATAGTTTAATACATTTTGAACACATAATGCAATTGGAAAGATTAGCAAAATCTCCTTTTCCCAAATCTACCCCCATTGGACATTCTTTAAGACAGATTCCACAGGATTTACAAAGTTCTTTATTATGGACAATTCTAACTAAAGAAACCTTATTAAAAAGCCCTAATATACCTCCCAGAGGACAGAGAATTCGACAAAACAGCCTTCCTGAGATGAGGATAAACAAACATAGGAAAACAAGACCCAGAATGATATGATATAGAACAAAGGGATTTAGACAAAAAGCTGATTTTCCTGTTGTAAGATAGTATGGAAGGAGCCCATATAACAACCCAGATGGGCAAAGCCATGAACAGAATGTAAAGGGGATAAAAAATGCTAAAATAACAAGAATAAGAGAAAGATATTTGCCATAAATAAGAAATTGGGGAATTTTAATCTTTGGTCTTCTTATCTTATTCAATATATCACTAATTGTTCCAAATGGGCATAGCCAGCCACAAAGGAACCTTCCGAGGGAAAGGGAAAGAAGGATGAGCATCCCTAATATAAAAGATGGCGGTTTTTTTTGGACAAAAAATAGCTGGAGTGAACCAATGGGACAAGCACCCACAGCCATCTCACAGCTAGAACAATTAAGAAAGGGAAGAACACCAAGGCTTGTTCTATCTACAGGACATATCCCAGAAACCCTTATTACCCCAAGTCTTGTAATGACAAAGGAAAGCCATTGGATAAACCATCTGTTTATCTTAAGTTTAATCTCTTTGTTCTTTATAAAAAGTAGGAAAAATAGTAGAGGGAAGATAATAAAAACTATAATGATAAATGGCTTTTTCTCTATCTCTTCAAATTGATATTCCTTTAGCAAGGCGAGATTTTTTATGGAGGGAGAGAGAAAGGAAAGAGATTTTCCATAGGTATTATTCAAGGAGAGAAAATTAAGGTCTCCTAAGAGAAGACCTAC is part of the bacterium genome and encodes:
- a CDS encoding 4Fe-4S binding protein, whose translation is MKKVLFFGIFLIIVGLLLGDLNFLSLNNTYGKSLSFLSPSIKNLALLKEYQFEEIEKKPFIIIVFIIFPLLFFLLFIKNKEIKLKINRWFIQWLSFVITRLGVIRVSGICPVDRTSLGVLPFLNCSSCEMAVGACPIGSLQLFFVQKKPPSFILGMLILLSLSLGRFLCGWLCPFGTISDILNKIRRPKIKIPQFLIYGKYLSLILVILAFFIPFTFCSWLCPSGLLYGLLPYYLTTGKSAFCLNPFVLYHIILGLVFLCLFILISGRLFCRILCPLGGILGLFNKVSLVRIVHNKELCKSCGICLKECPMGVDLGKGDFANLSNCIMCSKCIKLCQQKARRWSYEGKVV